From a single Gemmatimonadota bacterium genomic region:
- a CDS encoding CsbD family protein — protein MNWDQIEGNWKQFRGRVQEKWGELTNDDLDRIDGQRDRLEGLLQERYGKAKQEVQEEVEAWMKYHRT, from the coding sequence ATGAACTGGGATCAGATCGAAGGCAACTGGAAGCAGTTCCGGGGCCGAGTGCAGGAGAAGTGGGGCGAGCTCACGAACGATGACCTCGACCGCATCGACGGACAGCGAGACCGCCTGGAAGGCCTTCTACAGGAGCGCTATGGGAAGGCGAAGCAGGAGGTCCAGGAGGAGGTCGAGGCCTGGATGAAATACCACCGCACCTGA